From the Billgrantia sulfidoxydans genome, one window contains:
- a CDS encoding SMP-30/gluconolactonase/LRE family protein yields the protein MHDDTQPEPVDMPPFARLSRRRFLGAAAAASATAVLKPGELLARERPWDGSLVSYPDPAIEVLDDRFAAYRLANAAVERLATGFRWAEGPVYFGDGGYLVWSDIPNNRHMRWLEDTGEVSVFREPSNFTNGNTRDREGRLLSCEHDTRRVTRTEHDGSITVLAEEFDGKPLNAPNDIIVHPDGGIWFTDPGYGILMHYEGHVADFELPEAVYRIDPDSGQLDKMAEVAKPNGIAFSPDYSRLYVSDTGGTHTPDHPHQILVWDVVDDGTRLANERQFAEVGPGFIDGMAADMDGNLWCGAVFGGLFDAEDHDGVHVYADDGTLIGKIHLPEPCANVCFGGRRRNRLFMTASQSLYAVYVETQGMAVWAGNT from the coding sequence ATGCATGACGACACTCAGCCCGAGCCCGTGGACATGCCCCCTTTCGCCCGCCTGTCCCGGCGCCGTTTTCTCGGGGCGGCGGCGGCCGCCAGCGCAACGGCGGTGCTCAAGCCCGGGGAGCTGCTCGCTCGGGAACGGCCCTGGGATGGCTCGCTCGTCTCCTATCCCGACCCTGCCATCGAGGTCCTCGACGATCGCTTCGCCGCCTATCGCCTGGCCAACGCCGCGGTCGAGCGCCTCGCCACGGGATTTCGCTGGGCGGAGGGGCCGGTCTACTTCGGCGATGGCGGCTATCTCGTCTGGAGCGATATTCCTAACAATCGCCACATGCGTTGGCTCGAGGACACCGGCGAGGTGAGCGTCTTCCGTGAGCCATCCAACTTCACCAACGGCAATACCCGGGACAGAGAAGGACGGCTGCTATCCTGCGAGCACGACACGCGCCGGGTGACCCGCACCGAGCATGACGGCAGCATCACCGTGCTGGCCGAGGAGTTCGATGGCAAGCCCCTCAATGCCCCCAACGATATCATCGTCCATCCCGACGGCGGCATCTGGTTCACCGACCCGGGCTACGGCATCCTGATGCACTATGAAGGCCATGTCGCCGACTTCGAACTGCCCGAGGCCGTCTATCGCATCGATCCCGACAGCGGCCAGCTGGACAAGATGGCCGAGGTCGCCAAGCCCAACGGCATCGCCTTCTCGCCCGACTACTCCCGCCTCTACGTCTCCGATACCGGGGGCACCCACACGCCGGACCATCCCCACCAGATCCTGGTGTGGGACGTCGTCGACGACGGCACCCGCCTGGCCAACGAACGTCAGTTCGCCGAGGTCGGCCCGGGTTTCATCGACGGCATGGCCGCGGACATGGACGGCAACCTCTGGTGTGGCGCCGTCTTCGGCGGGCTGTTCGATGCCGAGGACCACGACGGCGTGCATGTCTACGCCGACGACGGCACCCTGATCGGCAAGATTCATCTGCCGGAGCCCTGCGCCAACGTCTGCTTCGGCGGTCGCAGGCGCAACCGCCTGTTCATGACCGCCAGCCAGTCGCTCTATGCCGTCTACGTCGAAACCCAGGGCATGGCGGTCTGGGCTGGCAACACCTAG
- a CDS encoding metal ABC transporter substrate-binding protein — protein MRYPTSAALMLGASAMLALPAAMAAERVQVVTSFSILADMVQNVGGEHVEVTSLVGPDSDTHVFSPSPRDARSLAEAGLVVFNGLRFEGWMERLIDSSDYAGALVTASDGIVKLDYQGHDHAHAHGHDDHEDDHDDHGHGDHDEHGHDDHDAHGQETAAGHDDHGDDDPHGWQDLAMGKVYVGNIRDGLIEADPDNEAAYRENAERYINELEATDAEIRELLGEVPGSTSVITGHDSFGYFASAYGIRFLSPVGLSTEAEPSAADMARLIDVIREQNVRALFHENMTSPAVINQLAEETGLPIAGTLYADALASEGEASTYLGMMRHNAQVLHDALAKAGHDDREGDDDHGHDDHGHDH, from the coding sequence ATGCGATACCCGACATCCGCCGCCCTGATGCTGGGCGCTTCGGCCATGCTGGCACTGCCCGCCGCCATGGCCGCCGAGCGCGTTCAGGTCGTCACCAGCTTCAGCATTCTGGCCGACATGGTGCAGAACGTAGGCGGCGAACACGTGGAGGTCACCTCGCTGGTCGGCCCCGACAGCGACACCCACGTGTTCTCGCCCAGCCCCCGCGATGCGCGCTCGCTGGCCGAGGCCGGGCTGGTGGTCTTCAATGGCCTGCGGTTCGAAGGCTGGATGGAGCGGTTGATCGACTCCAGCGACTACGCGGGAGCGCTGGTCACGGCCAGCGACGGCATCGTCAAACTCGACTACCAGGGCCACGACCATGCCCACGCCCACGGGCACGACGACCATGAGGATGACCACGACGATCACGGGCATGGTGACCACGACGAGCATGGGCATGACGACCACGACGCGCACGGCCAGGAAACGGCGGCTGGCCACGACGACCACGGCGACGACGACCCGCACGGCTGGCAAGACCTGGCCATGGGCAAGGTCTATGTCGGCAACATCCGCGATGGCCTGATCGAGGCCGATCCGGACAACGAAGCCGCCTATCGCGAGAACGCCGAGCGCTACATCAACGAGCTGGAAGCCACCGACGCCGAGATCCGCGAGCTTCTCGGAGAAGTACCGGGCTCCACCAGCGTGATCACCGGCCACGACTCCTTCGGCTACTTCGCCAGCGCCTACGGCATACGCTTCCTCTCGCCGGTGGGGCTCTCCACCGAAGCCGAGCCCAGCGCCGCCGACATGGCCCGGCTGATCGACGTGATTCGCGAGCAGAACGTGCGCGCCCTGTTCCACGAGAACATGACCAGCCCGGCGGTGATCAACCAGCTCGCCGAGGAGACTGGCCTGCCCATCGCCGGTACGCTCTACGCCGATGCCCTGGCCAGCGAAGGCGAGGCCAGCACCTATCTTGGCATGATGCGCCACAACGCCCAGGTGCTGCACGATGCCCTGGCCAAGGCGGGTCATGACGACCGGGAAGGCGACGACGACCATGGCCACGACGACCACGGCCACGACCACTAA
- a CDS encoding metal ABC transporter permease has product MLALLHEWLIAPFDYGFMRRAAVAGLALSLAAPPMGVFLMLRGMSLIGDAMAHAILPGVALGFLLAGFSLPVMSLGGVLSGLLIAVLAGSVSQMTGHREDSAMASFFLISLAAGVMLVSLGGSSVDLTHVLFGSILAVNTTALVLIAAISSVIVITLALIFRALVVECLDPLFLRGQGMQGSLVHGVFLGLVVLNLTAGFQTLGTLMAVGLMMLPATTARFWSKRLEGLITIAILLAVFASLGGLLLSYHLSVPSGPAIILLAGVGYVLSALLGRHHSLRAKLQRHAVPLGSPEPH; this is encoded by the coding sequence ATGCTAGCGCTGCTTCACGAGTGGTTGATCGCCCCCTTCGACTACGGCTTCATGCGCCGCGCCGCAGTGGCCGGCCTGGCCCTGTCGCTGGCCGCACCGCCCATGGGCGTGTTCCTGATGCTACGTGGCATGAGCCTGATCGGCGATGCCATGGCCCATGCCATCCTGCCCGGCGTGGCGCTGGGCTTCCTGCTGGCAGGCTTCTCGCTGCCGGTCATGAGCCTGGGCGGCGTGCTGTCGGGGCTGCTGATCGCGGTGCTGGCCGGCAGCGTGTCGCAGATGACCGGCCATCGCGAGGACTCGGCCATGGCCAGCTTCTTCCTGATCTCGCTGGCGGCGGGCGTGATGCTCGTCTCATTGGGCGGCAGTAGCGTTGACCTGACGCATGTGCTGTTCGGCTCGATCCTGGCGGTGAATACCACCGCGCTGGTGCTGATCGCGGCGATCAGCAGCGTCATTGTGATTACCCTGGCGCTGATCTTTCGCGCCCTGGTGGTGGAGTGCCTCGATCCACTGTTCCTGCGCGGCCAGGGTATGCAGGGAAGCCTGGTGCACGGCGTCTTCCTCGGCCTGGTGGTGCTCAACCTCACCGCCGGCTTCCAGACCCTGGGCACCCTGATGGCCGTGGGCCTGATGATGCTGCCGGCCACCACGGCGCGCTTCTGGAGCAAGCGCCTGGAGGGGCTGATCACCATCGCCATCCTGCTGGCCGTTTTCGCCAGCCTCGGCGGCCTGCTGCTCTCCTACCACCTCAGCGTTCCATCGGGTCCGGCCATCATCCTGCTGGCGGGCGTGGGCTACGTGCTCTCCGCCCTGCTCGGCCGCCATCACAGCCTGAGGGCGAAGCTCCAGCGTCATGCCGTACCGCTCGGCTCGCCAGAACCGCACTGA
- a CDS encoding metal ABC transporter ATP-binding protein, whose translation MAETSPSRLELHDLQLAQANRTVLEHVSGRFRDGAITALVGANGAGKSTLIQGIMGMLRPVAGKVVCSVPRERRAWLPQQLALDLTFPMSVEELVMTGSWPSHGALTGYCARHYRRGREVMARLGISHLAHRPLGELSGGQRQRALIGRTLMQEAELLLLDEPFANVDAETVEVLMTVLRDMAAEGVTIIVVLHDMEQLARLAEEVVVLHHGHARWTTAQEVLHSQPAHLASARLALGTPGVGAC comes from the coding sequence ATGGCCGAGACGTCCCCGTCACGCCTGGAGCTGCATGACCTGCAGCTGGCCCAGGCCAACCGCACCGTCCTCGAGCACGTGAGCGGCCGCTTCCGCGACGGCGCGATCACCGCCCTGGTCGGTGCCAACGGCGCCGGCAAGAGCACCCTGATCCAGGGCATCATGGGCATGCTGCGCCCCGTGGCGGGCAAGGTGGTCTGCTCGGTGCCCAGGGAGCGGCGCGCCTGGCTGCCCCAGCAGTTGGCGCTCGACCTCACCTTCCCTATGAGCGTGGAAGAGCTGGTGATGACCGGCAGCTGGCCGAGCCACGGCGCGCTCACCGGCTACTGTGCCCGTCACTATCGCCGCGGCCGTGAAGTGATGGCGCGCCTGGGCATCTCGCACCTGGCCCACCGCCCGCTGGGCGAGCTTTCCGGCGGCCAGCGCCAGCGCGCGCTGATCGGTCGCACCCTGATGCAGGAAGCCGAGCTGCTGCTGCTCGACGAGCCCTTCGCCAACGTCGATGCGGAAACCGTCGAGGTGCTCATGACGGTGCTGCGCGACATGGCGGCTGAAGGCGTCACCATCATCGTAGTGCTGCACGACATGGAGCAGTTGGCCCGCCTGGCCGAGGAGGTGGTGGTGCTTCACCACGGCCATGCGCGCTGGACCACGGCCCAGGAGGTGCTGCACAGCCAGCCTGCCCACCTCGCTTCGGCACGGCTTGCCTTGGGAACGCCAGGGGTGGGGGCATGCTAG
- a CDS encoding metal ABC transporter permease: MLDTLHWWLTSPFDYVFMRRALVACLALSLTAPILGVLLTLRGMGLMGEALSHAIMPGVAIAFMLAGFSLPLMMFGGVLAGLVTVALAGGVTQFSGLREDAAMASLFLIAMAGGVTIVSHSGSALDLGHVLFGSILAVDDRTLGLVALGSSTLLVGLAISFRALVVECLDPLFLTLQGRHAGWTHALFMVLVVIGLVMGFQTLGTLMAAGLMLLPAAAARYWSQRLEGMIAIAIGIALASSMAGLLVSYHAGLPSGPSIILLAGLGYGMSLVLGPYRGLRANASRPKRGIGSRHAGQLR; encoded by the coding sequence ATGCTCGATACTCTGCACTGGTGGCTCACGTCACCTTTCGACTACGTCTTCATGCGCCGCGCCCTGGTGGCCTGCCTTGCGCTTTCCCTTACGGCACCGATTCTCGGCGTGCTGCTGACGCTGCGCGGCATGGGCCTGATGGGCGAGGCGCTCTCGCATGCCATCATGCCGGGCGTGGCCATCGCCTTCATGCTGGCCGGCTTTTCCCTCCCACTGATGATGTTCGGCGGCGTACTGGCGGGCCTGGTCACCGTGGCGCTTGCCGGTGGCGTAACGCAGTTCAGCGGCCTCAGGGAGGATGCCGCCATGGCCAGCCTGTTCTTGATCGCCATGGCCGGCGGAGTGACCATCGTCAGCCATTCGGGCAGCGCCCTGGATCTCGGCCACGTGCTGTTCGGCAGCATATTGGCGGTGGATGACCGCACGCTGGGGCTGGTGGCGCTTGGCAGCAGCACGCTCCTGGTCGGCCTGGCCATCTCCTTTCGCGCGCTGGTGGTCGAGTGCCTCGATCCGCTGTTCCTGACACTTCAGGGTCGCCACGCCGGCTGGACGCACGCGCTGTTCATGGTGCTGGTCGTGATCGGTCTGGTAATGGGATTTCAGACGCTGGGAACCCTGATGGCAGCCGGGCTCATGCTGCTACCTGCCGCGGCGGCACGCTACTGGAGCCAGCGCCTCGAGGGCATGATCGCCATCGCGATCGGCATCGCCCTGGCTTCCAGCATGGCGGGACTGCTGGTGTCCTATCACGCTGGCCTGCCTTCCGGCCCATCGATTATCCTGTTGGCGGGGCTGGGGTATGGCATGTCGCTCGTGCTGGGCCCCTACCGGGGGCTGAGGGCGAACGCCAGCAGACCGAAGCGCGGCATAGGGTCCCGGCATGCCGGTCAGCTGCGCTGA